In Rhodospirillum rubrum ATCC 11170, a genomic segment contains:
- a CDS encoding response regulator — protein MTPPLSASTDGDPATPPTGAEDGPGGALCVDLRDIVRPQSRRMIAHHAREFLDARGLLPCEVIFSPLLLGEVRLSPLFEPAMAAAARAQAAVGGPTAEERRRDLGTLVDFLGDQLDAAASHLPALPLDAGGFAILTDNFGPTPDDREWVLLGLMVSRILALHADRPAKVKALLDLTVGQNTDHGVGFLDPFLADGLADRAILEEMLGLPPTPMDLLADLALLYRGSQSQPSGRSEAALRLFLLFSQHALPACRDSLTEHLHGVLASSQPLSEEESAGEDITEADLLVALQTIADLTNQLTIDGAVMGGRRTAQLLDARILELIGGAVLPRVLDSKPLIDRLRTLFKVQRLSVGRTSRKILGQQIVDVIGDRDFPGRLRDEVEGEDLQLRVLGEIAALVDEAALGEATRRRLIETLDEVQYGLIRSSGLLGDLRRERLRGMATFMRVLDLAADGGFVPGRCLDEARDLLIRHARQPEFLRSCLAHLQGVGGTAGMIGELARRLRDAGIPFRDVTRAKVLVVEDEESAAAYVRMVLGDMGIEDVTLAANGRDALQRIVGWEHEIDLIICDWMMPVMSGLDFLKQIRAVAPTVPFLMVTALATVETVRTAMAHDVTAYIAKPFPPEQLEEKVLVLFNRGGESDLPAPPPL, from the coding sequence ATGACCCCGCCCCTTTCCGCCTCGACCGATGGAGATCCCGCCACTCCCCCCACCGGCGCCGAGGACGGCCCTGGCGGCGCGCTCTGCGTCGATCTGCGCGACATCGTGCGTCCGCAAAGCCGGCGGATGATCGCCCACCACGCCAGGGAGTTTCTCGACGCGCGCGGCCTTCTGCCCTGTGAGGTGATCTTCAGCCCGCTTCTGCTCGGCGAGGTGCGGCTCTCCCCCCTCTTCGAACCGGCGATGGCCGCCGCCGCCCGGGCCCAGGCCGCCGTTGGCGGGCCAACGGCCGAGGAGCGGCGCCGCGACCTCGGCACCCTTGTCGATTTCCTGGGCGATCAACTCGACGCCGCCGCCTCCCATCTGCCCGCCCTGCCGCTCGACGCCGGGGGCTTCGCCATCCTGACCGATAACTTCGGCCCCACCCCCGATGACCGGGAATGGGTTCTGCTTGGCCTGATGGTCTCGCGCATCCTCGCCCTTCACGCCGACCGCCCGGCCAAGGTGAAAGCCCTGCTCGACCTGACCGTCGGCCAGAACACCGATCATGGCGTCGGCTTTCTCGATCCGTTCCTCGCCGACGGGCTGGCCGATCGGGCCATCCTCGAAGAGATGCTGGGCCTGCCGCCAACACCGATGGACCTGCTGGCCGACCTCGCCCTGCTCTATCGCGGGAGCCAGTCCCAGCCTTCGGGACGTTCGGAAGCCGCCTTGCGATTGTTCCTGCTTTTTTCCCAACACGCCCTGCCGGCCTGCCGCGACAGCCTGACCGAGCATCTGCATGGGGTATTGGCCTCAAGCCAGCCGCTGAGCGAGGAGGAAAGCGCCGGCGAGGACATCACCGAGGCCGACCTGCTTGTCGCCCTGCAAACGATCGCCGACCTGACCAACCAATTGACCATCGACGGCGCGGTGATGGGGGGGCGGCGCACCGCCCAATTGCTCGATGCCCGTATCCTGGAGCTGATCGGCGGCGCCGTGCTGCCCCGGGTGCTTGACAGCAAGCCGTTGATCGATCGCCTGCGCACGCTGTTTAAGGTGCAAAGGCTGAGCGTCGGGCGGACCTCGCGCAAGATTCTGGGTCAGCAGATCGTCGATGTGATCGGCGACCGCGATTTCCCCGGGCGTCTGCGCGACGAGGTCGAAGGCGAGGACCTGCAGCTTCGGGTTCTGGGCGAGATTGCCGCCCTGGTCGACGAGGCGGCCCTAGGCGAGGCCACCCGCCGCCGGCTGATCGAAACCCTTGACGAGGTCCAGTACGGGCTGATCCGTAGCAGCGGCCTGCTTGGCGATCTGCGCCGTGAGCGGTTGCGCGGCATGGCGACCTTCATGCGGGTGCTTGATCTGGCCGCCGATGGCGGCTTCGTTCCCGGACGATGCCTGGACGAGGCCCGCGACCTGTTGATCCGTCACGCCCGCCAACCGGAATTCCTGCGCTCCTGTCTGGCCCATCTGCAAGGCGTCGGCGGCACGGCCGGCATGATCGGCGAGCTTGCCCGGCGCTTGCGCGACGCCGGCATCCCCTTTCGCGATGTCACCCGGGCCAAGGTGCTGGTGGTCGAGGACGAGGAAAGCGCCGCCGCCTATGTGCGCATGGTGCTTGGCGATATGGGCATCGAGGATGTGACCCTGGCCGCGAACGGCCGCGATGCCCTGCAACGCATCGTGGGATGGGAACACGAGATCGATTTGATCATCTGCGACTGGATGATGCCGGTGATGTCGGGTCTGGATTTTCTCAAGCAGATCCGCGCCGTGGCGCCCACCGTGCCGTTCCTGATGGTCACCGCCCTGGCCACGGTCGAGACCGTGCGCACCGCCATGGCCCATGATGTCACGGCCTATATCGCCAAGCCCTTTCCCCCCGAACAACTGGAGGAAAAGGTTCTTGTTTTGTTCAATCGCGGCGGCGAGAGCGATCTTCCCGCCCCGCCGCCGCTCTGA
- a CDS encoding DUF2189 domain-containing protein, producing MTLSNASSPTDLLPDVTRPAVRVVSIDESGQWLARGLADFRRAPGPSLLAGGFYSLIAFGILIGLQWVGLASLILPLCGGFILVAPLSAVLFYEISRRIENGEPYPFRATAAACLAKAGPLSAVGMVLMLAMLVWILLALVLFALFYGVSPPPLGDFFFGVLTAPQSMIFLAVGTVVGGALATLVFALAAVSLPMILDRDISALAAMATSIDAVNTNRAVMVGWAATIAFITVCGLLTGFIGLAFTLPLLGYSTWHAYRALVV from the coding sequence ATGACTCTCTCCAACGCTTCTTCCCCCACGGATCTTCTGCCCGATGTGACCCGTCCCGCCGTCCGGGTCGTTTCCATTGACGAATCGGGCCAATGGCTGGCGCGGGGTCTGGCCGATTTCCGCCGCGCCCCCGGGCCCAGCCTGCTGGCTGGGGGCTTTTACAGCCTGATCGCCTTTGGCATCCTGATCGGCCTGCAATGGGTCGGCCTCGCCTCGCTGATCTTGCCGCTGTGTGGCGGTTTCATTCTCGTCGCCCCGCTTTCGGCGGTGTTGTTCTATGAGATCAGCCGGCGCATCGAAAACGGCGAGCCCTATCCCTTCCGCGCCACGGCGGCGGCCTGTTTGGCCAAGGCCGGGCCGCTGTCGGCGGTCGGCATGGTGCTGATGCTGGCGATGCTGGTTTGGATCTTGCTGGCCCTGGTGCTGTTCGCGCTGTTTTACGGCGTTTCGCCGCCGCCTTTGGGGGATTTCTTCTTCGGCGTGCTGACGGCCCCCCAGTCGATGATCTTCCTAGCCGTGGGAACGGTGGTCGGCGGGGCGCTCGCCACGCTGGTCTTCGCCCTAGCGGCGGTTTCACTGCCGATGATCCTGGATCGCGACATCTCGGCCCTGGCGGCGATGGCGACCAGCATTGACGCGGTCAACACCAACCGCGCCGTCATGGTCGGCTGGGCGGCGACCATCGCCTTCATCACCGTTTGCGGTTTGCTCACCGGTTTTATCGGTCTGGCCTTCACCTTGCCGCTGCTGGGTTATTCCACCTGGCATGCCTATCGGGCCCTGGTGGTCTGA
- a CDS encoding NnrU family protein yields the protein MGGVLDGFWQQGVALAVFLGTHAIAALPGARGALRRRLGAGGYLVGYSVVSLALLVWLTVATLGSPFVALWPPQPFAAVLLVAVMPGALILLVAALTEANPFSLGFSGRTFDPQRPHTCGRVAHPLFVAFGLWAGLHLLANGDVAAALYFGPLLLLALAGPAVASAKAKARYGAVQLDLWRRAARAAPPTTRLPALRTWIGGLLLYGAILFLHGPLIGLDPRDMLP from the coding sequence ATGGGGGGTGTTTTGGACGGGTTTTGGCAACAAGGGGTGGCCCTGGCGGTTTTTCTGGGTACCCATGCGATCGCCGCCTTGCCCGGGGCGCGCGGGGCGCTGCGGCGTCGGTTGGGGGCGGGCGGCTATCTTGTCGGGTATAGCGTGGTGTCGCTGGCCTTGCTGGTCTGGTTGACCGTGGCCACCTTGGGCAGTCCGTTCGTCGCCCTGTGGCCGCCCCAGCCCTTCGCCGCCGTGCTTCTGGTCGCGGTGATGCCCGGAGCGCTGATTTTACTGGTCGCCGCCTTGACCGAGGCCAATCCCTTTTCCCTGGGCTTCAGCGGTCGGACCTTCGATCCGCAGCGTCCCCATACCTGCGGTCGGGTCGCCCATCCGCTGTTCGTGGCCTTCGGCCTGTGGGCGGGACTGCATTTGCTGGCCAATGGCGATGTGGCGGCGGCGCTGTATTTCGGTCCGCTGCTGCTCCTGGCCTTGGCCGGACCGGCGGTGGCTTCGGCCAAGGCCAAGGCGCGCTATGGCGCGGTCCAGCTTGATCTGTGGCGCCGCGCCGCCCGTGCCGCGCCGCCCACCACCCGCTTGCCCGCCCTGCGAACCTGGATCGGCGGCCTGCTTTTGTATGGGGCGATCCTCTTCCTTCACGGTCCGCTGATCGGGCTTGATCCGCGTGACATGCTCCCTTGA
- a CDS encoding TIGR02444 family protein — protein MSADADDLWRFAVAVHARAGVENACLALQDEAGADVPLLLFAAWAAARRGVVLPAETLADLDSRLVPWRETVIRPLRTVRRTMKGAPPPHRDLETPAADLRARLKSVELEAERLALDALAAHARLDPRNTAKASDAPPPREAILQALRAVVALPAAGVADSWRERHLAVLTDAALAHSPLSVADALS, from the coding sequence ATGTCCGCCGATGCCGACGATCTGTGGCGATTCGCCGTCGCCGTCCACGCCCGTGCCGGGGTGGAAAACGCCTGCCTCGCCCTTCAGGATGAAGCCGGGGCCGATGTCCCCTTGTTGTTGTTCGCCGCCTGGGCGGCGGCTCGACGCGGCGTCGTCCTTCCGGCGGAAACCCTGGCCGATCTTGATAGCAGGCTAGTGCCCTGGCGGGAAACCGTCATCCGGCCGCTGCGCACGGTCCGCCGGACGATGAAAGGCGCGCCGCCGCCCCATCGCGATCTGGAGACCCCGGCGGCCGATCTGCGGGCGCGGTTGAAATCCGTGGAACTGGAAGCCGAACGTCTGGCCCTGGATGCCCTGGCCGCCCATGCCCGCCTCGACCCCCGCAACACCGCCAAGGCGAGCGACGCGCCGCCGCCGCGCGAAGCGATCTTGCAGGCCCTGCGCGCCGTGGTCGCCCTGCCGGCCGCCGGCGTGGCCGATTCCTGGCGCGAGCGTCATCTGGCCGTGCTGACCGATGCCGCCCTCGCCCATAGCCCGCTCTCGGTGGCCGACGCCCTGTCTTGA
- a CDS encoding exopolysaccharide biosynthesis protein produces MPHPLPRTTPAPSAARTLAGLRRLPGARGPTLGAVADHLSDRAIPLLLLFLGLAAFVPTPGLPVGMITGSACAVVAFAALIRPGESRPALPGWLSRKPLPRRVLHGVLRRAVPLLRWLERRLRPRLSGLALGAGLGLAYGMVVVHAALVALPIPFGNTLPALAIILIALGILARDGLMVLVGHGVGLAWIAILAGVGRWLAGALAGEPAATFGQ; encoded by the coding sequence ATGCCCCATCCCCTTCCCCGGACGACACCCGCGCCCTCGGCCGCCCGGACGCTGGCCGGTCTGCGACGGCTGCCGGGAGCGCGGGGGCCGACCTTGGGCGCCGTCGCCGATCACCTGTCGGACCGGGCGATTCCCCTGCTGCTGCTGTTCCTCGGGCTCGCGGCCTTCGTGCCGACACCCGGCTTGCCGGTGGGCATGATCACCGGCAGCGCCTGCGCCGTGGTCGCCTTCGCCGCCCTGATCCGCCCCGGGGAAAGCCGGCCGGCCCTGCCCGGCTGGCTGTCGCGCAAACCCCTGCCCCGCCGCGTCCTTCATGGCGTGCTGCGCCGCGCCGTGCCGCTCTTGCGCTGGCTGGAACGGCGCCTGCGCCCGCGTCTTTCCGGGCTGGCGCTGGGGGCCGGCCTGGGGTTAGCCTATGGCATGGTGGTGGTTCACGCCGCCCTGGTGGCCCTGCCCATTCCCTTTGGCAATACCCTGCCGGCCTTGGCGATCATCTTGATCGCCCTGGGGATTTTGGCCCGCGACGGCCTGATGGTCCTGGTCGGCCATGGCGTCGGCCTCGCCTGGATCGCCATCTTGGCCGGAGTCGGCCGTTGGCTGGCCGGGGCGCTGGCCGGCGAGCCGGCGGCGACCTTTGGGCAATAG
- a CDS encoding ATP-binding protein, producing the protein MTVSIDMGTTRTGEKALMNLEELLATRLLVQGNSGSGKSHLLRRLLEQSAPWVQQAVIDPEGDFVTLADVFGHVVVDASAHTEAALQQIAGKVRQHRVSVVLNLENLETELQMRRAAAFLGGLFDMDRDHWYPLLVVVDEAQMFAPAAAGDVADEARKVSLGAMTNLMCRGRKRGLAGVIATQRLAKLAKNVAAEASNFLMGRTFLDIDMSRAADLLGMERRQAEMFRDLDRGHFIALGPALSRRPLSLTIGPVETGTRGGGPKLLPLPANPPADARALILKIDAHPARLPERRPLTPTTRDILDSVDRALPAGTAANDSGAPVEDGAPPVAAVVETPPSRLDELLREVLSDPDAAFRNEAVLYQDFLVRCRLRGVNGRMLDLGAFRRRLAVARAGVDPAACSDDPDWQRAQTAADALPEDLRAIYLLLARAARDGAPCPSDLAIARARGSRSPRRGRGLLDYLEGQGAIGIREDAYGLRVVSLTALDWETAPGTPEDAEAGQGDLFGLG; encoded by the coding sequence ATGACCGTCAGTATCGACATGGGAACCACCCGGACGGGCGAAAAAGCCCTGATGAACCTTGAGGAATTGCTGGCGACCCGCCTGCTGGTCCAGGGCAATTCCGGGTCGGGGAAATCCCACCTGCTGCGCCGGCTGCTCGAGCAATCCGCCCCCTGGGTCCAGCAGGCGGTGATCGATCCGGAAGGCGATTTCGTCACCCTGGCCGATGTGTTCGGCCATGTGGTGGTCGATGCCTCGGCCCATACCGAAGCCGCCTTGCAGCAGATCGCCGGCAAGGTGCGCCAGCACCGGGTTTCCGTGGTGCTCAATCTGGAGAACCTGGAAACCGAGCTGCAGATGCGCCGGGCGGCGGCCTTTCTTGGCGGGCTGTTCGACATGGACCGCGACCATTGGTATCCGCTGCTTGTCGTCGTCGACGAGGCGCAGATGTTCGCCCCGGCCGCCGCCGGCGATGTGGCCGACGAGGCGCGCAAGGTCTCGCTTGGCGCCATGACCAACCTGATGTGCCGGGGGCGCAAGCGCGGACTGGCCGGGGTCATCGCCACCCAGCGGCTGGCCAAGCTGGCCAAGAACGTCGCCGCCGAGGCCTCGAATTTCCTGATGGGCCGCACCTTCCTTGACATCGACATGAGCCGGGCGGCCGATTTGCTGGGCATGGAACGCCGCCAAGCCGAAATGTTCCGCGACCTGGATCGCGGCCATTTCATCGCCCTCGGTCCGGCGCTGTCGCGTCGACCGCTATCCCTGACCATCGGCCCGGTGGAAACCGGCACGCGGGGCGGCGGCCCCAAGCTTCTGCCGCTGCCGGCCAATCCGCCCGCCGACGCCCGCGCCCTGATCCTCAAGATCGACGCCCATCCCGCCCGCCTGCCCGAACGCCGCCCCCTGACGCCGACCACCCGCGACATCCTCGACAGCGTCGATCGCGCCCTCCCCGCCGGAACGGCCGCCAATGATAGCGGCGCGCCGGTCGAGGACGGCGCCCCGCCCGTCGCCGCCGTGGTGGAAACCCCGCCGTCCCGCCTTGATGAATTGCTGCGCGAGGTGCTCTCCGATCCCGACGCCGCCTTCCGCAATGAAGCGGTGCTCTATCAGGATTTTCTGGTGCGCTGCCGCCTGCGCGGGGTGAACGGCCGCATGCTCGATCTTGGCGCCTTCCGCCGCCGTTTGGCGGTGGCGCGCGCTGGCGTCGATCCGGCGGCCTGTTCGGATGATCCCGACTGGCAGCGCGCCCAGACCGCCGCCGATGCCCTGCCCGAGGATCTGCGCGCGATCTATCTGCTGCTTGCCCGCGCCGCCCGCGATGGGGCGCCCTGCCCCAGCGATCTGGCCATCGCCCGCGCCCGGGGCTCGCGCTCGCCGCGTCGCGGGCGCGGTCTGCTTGATTACCTGGAAGGCCAGGGCGCCATCGGCATCCGCGAGGATGCCTATGGGCTGCGGGTGGTCTCGCTGACCGCGCTTGACTGGGAAACCGCGCCCGGCACCCCGGAAGACGCCGAAGCCGGCCAGGGCGATCTCTTCGGCTTGGGCTGA
- a CDS encoding glycosyltransferase family 2 protein, whose product MAADESYPSVKERAFFQGLPFDYAVVFDNALIDRLFSRLRQERALVEDGLLARPDHRPWRLGALITEADTLDRRLSEQIRCLSGQSLPVASIALVTATTEAREAVSLWASVTCPPNVVVTPDPRAWMAEADLDLVVVFAPGALAHPGLFAALGRALQRDGADFAVWNHLLVRRRAEAPGQDITYLRCPDPTRQPVALAHMEAAGPAWAATPRLFETIKGDLGKALIGMARHPLSIALLRGKPKVVRLNEFLGACRVDSLGTPPWPRQSALVEAYGAALEDETFRLEIDPAHPTQPIRLTPRRRAHSIDIVINFRDKPELTLAAMGSIYAQTTTARVSLFLIDNQSTPAARAAIDAEAARAPAGIAVRVLSYDRPFNHSAQTNLGAAAGNGEALVFMSNDCALVDPGALDEMAAWALAPGVGTVGVRLETAEGRLACSGICALYPDHDFHPIVAEGFDQLGAGLNRETFANTFACACLARAVFRQAGPLDAIGFPIGLNDVDYCLRLRERGLRHLYLGAFLARHQALGSRPASDDGAQSAFLRQTYGHLLFDKEYMLEYDFLRQFTAAKLRQDIRSQRDKTTTV is encoded by the coding sequence ATGGCCGCTGACGAGTCCTACCCGTCCGTCAAAGAGAGGGCCTTCTTCCAGGGTTTGCCCTTCGACTATGCCGTTGTCTTTGATAACGCCCTGATCGACCGCCTGTTCAGCCGGCTTCGCCAGGAACGCGCCCTGGTCGAGGATGGCCTGCTCGCCCGTCCCGATCACCGGCCCTGGCGCCTGGGCGCCCTGATCACCGAAGCCGATACCCTGGATCGGCGGTTGAGCGAACAGATCCGGTGCCTAAGCGGGCAAAGCCTGCCCGTCGCCTCGATCGCCCTGGTCACGGCGACGACCGAGGCGCGCGAGGCGGTATCGCTGTGGGCCAGCGTGACCTGCCCACCCAACGTCGTCGTCACCCCCGATCCCCGCGCCTGGATGGCCGAAGCAGATCTCGACCTTGTCGTCGTCTTCGCCCCGGGCGCCCTGGCCCACCCCGGGCTGTTCGCCGCCCTTGGCCGCGCCCTGCAGCGCGACGGGGCCGACTTCGCCGTGTGGAATCACCTTCTGGTGCGCCGGCGCGCCGAGGCGCCCGGCCAGGACATCACCTATCTGCGTTGCCCCGATCCAACACGACAGCCGGTCGCCCTGGCCCATATGGAAGCCGCCGGCCCGGCTTGGGCGGCGACGCCCAGGCTTTTTGAGACAATCAAGGGCGATCTTGGCAAGGCGTTGATCGGCATGGCCCGTCATCCGCTGTCGATCGCCCTCTTGCGCGGCAAGCCAAAGGTCGTGCGGCTGAACGAGTTCCTTGGCGCCTGTCGGGTCGACAGCCTGGGCACCCCGCCCTGGCCCCGCCAATCCGCCCTTGTCGAAGCCTATGGGGCCGCCCTGGAGGACGAGACCTTCCGTCTGGAGATCGACCCCGCCCATCCCACCCAACCGATCCGCCTAACACCGCGACGGCGCGCCCACAGCATCGATATCGTTATCAATTTCCGCGACAAGCCCGAATTGACCCTGGCGGCGATGGGCTCGATCTACGCCCAGACCACCACCGCCCGCGTCAGCTTGTTCCTGATCGACAACCAGTCGACCCCCGCCGCCCGCGCCGCGATCGACGCCGAGGCCGCCCGCGCCCCCGCCGGGATCGCCGTCCGGGTGCTGTCCTATGACCGGCCCTTCAATCACAGCGCCCAGACCAATCTGGGTGCGGCGGCTGGAAACGGAGAGGCGCTGGTCTTCATGAGCAATGACTGTGCCCTGGTCGATCCCGGCGCCCTGGACGAAATGGCGGCCTGGGCCCTGGCCCCCGGGGTGGGCACGGTCGGCGTCAGGCTGGAAACCGCCGAGGGTCGGCTGGCCTGTTCGGGGATCTGCGCGCTCTATCCCGATCACGATTTCCACCCGATCGTCGCCGAGGGCTTCGATCAGCTTGGCGCCGGACTGAACCGCGAGACCTTCGCCAATACCTTCGCCTGCGCCTGCCTTGCCCGCGCCGTGTTCAGGCAAGCCGGCCCGCTCGACGCCATCGGCTTTCCCATCGGCCTGAACGATGTGGACTATTGCCTGAGGCTACGCGAGCGGGGCCTGCGCCATCTCTATCTTGGCGCCTTTCTCGCCCGCCATCAGGCCCTGGGCAGCCGCCCGGCCAGCGACGATGGCGCCCAAAGCGCCTTCCTGCGCCAGACCTATGGGCATTTGCTGTTCGATAAGGAATACATGTTGGAATATGATTTTCTCCGTCAGTTCACGGCGGCGAAACTGCGCCAAGACATCCGTTCCCAACGAGACAAAACCACAACCGTCTGA
- a CDS encoding dTDP-4-dehydrorhamnose reductase family protein, with protein sequence MAEKRILVLGAHGMAGHVLLAGLRAAGHDCWGTVRDALPAPSQPSADPQLVGGVDAMAPGSLADLLDALRPAVVVNAIGIIKQRPEAQDPVVAITVNALFPQILANLCRARTLRLIHLSTDCVFSGTAGGYDEDSPAAPPDLYGRSKLLGEVDGPGCLTLRTSIIGPGLRPGPGLVDWLLAQRGGRVTGYAKALFSGLTTVDLCALIARLISDFPRLDGLYHAAAAPISKYDLLHLLNDALALDLTILRDESVVVDRSLSAARLSAATGWSAPPWPIMVSHLAAHIAATAPAKTAEGSPPP encoded by the coding sequence GTGGCGGAAAAGCGTATCCTTGTCCTTGGCGCCCATGGCATGGCCGGCCACGTGTTGCTCGCCGGTCTGCGGGCCGCCGGTCATGACTGCTGGGGAACCGTCCGCGACGCCCTGCCCGCGCCCTCCCAGCCGTCCGCCGATCCCCAACTGGTTGGCGGCGTCGACGCCATGGCCCCCGGGTCCTTAGCGGACCTGCTCGATGCGCTTCGTCCCGCCGTCGTCGTCAACGCCATCGGCATCATCAAGCAACGCCCCGAAGCCCAGGACCCGGTTGTCGCCATCACCGTCAACGCCCTGTTCCCCCAGATCCTTGCCAATCTCTGCCGGGCCCGCACCCTGCGCCTGATCCACCTGTCCACCGATTGCGTGTTTTCGGGAACGGCCGGCGGCTATGACGAAGACAGCCCCGCCGCGCCGCCCGATCTGTATGGACGCTCAAAGCTGCTGGGCGAGGTCGACGGGCCGGGGTGCCTGACCCTGCGCACCTCGATCATCGGCCCCGGCCTGCGCCCCGGGCCTGGGCTGGTCGACTGGCTGCTCGCCCAGCGCGGCGGCCGGGTTACCGGTTATGCCAAGGCCCTGTTCAGCGGCCTGACCACCGTTGATCTCTGCGCCCTGATCGCCCGGCTGATATCCGACTTTCCGCGGCTTGATGGGCTTTACCACGCCGCCGCCGCCCCCATTTCCAAATACGACCTGCTTCACCTGCTCAACGACGCCCTGGCCCTTGATCTGACCATTCTACGCGACGAAAGCGTCGTCGTGGACCGCAGCCTATCGGCCGCCCGCCTGAGCGCCGCGACCGGGTGGAGCGCCCCCCCCTGGCCGATCATGGTTTCCCATCTGGCCGCGCACATCGCCGCGACGGCGCCCGCCAAAACCGCTGAAGGATCCCCCCCGCCGTGA
- a CDS encoding class I SAM-dependent methyltransferase produces MKTNLEHWVTLQEKGYFENHPFYQERQVNDDAARVEKATPLTKDMKIAIIGCGYGRESASFCRRVRKVYGIDVSWTILAKALERMLADNHVNFTPVLASQWKTILPDGGLDLVYSVVVFQHLTRDLVDDYIGGLKGKLRPGGRFYVQFCDSDTGEADADLRFYEPNVRWTEDDIRILARRHGLDLLSLDSERVTPTASWHWALMEKADDR; encoded by the coding sequence GTGAAAACCAATCTGGAGCACTGGGTCACCCTTCAGGAAAAGGGATATTTCGAAAACCATCCCTTTTACCAGGAGCGGCAGGTCAACGACGACGCCGCCCGCGTCGAAAAGGCGACGCCGCTGACCAAAGACATGAAGATCGCCATCATCGGCTGCGGCTATGGCCGGGAAAGTGCGTCGTTCTGCCGGCGGGTGCGCAAGGTCTATGGCATCGACGTCTCATGGACCATCCTGGCCAAGGCCCTGGAAAGGATGCTGGCGGACAATCACGTCAACTTCACCCCGGTCCTCGCCTCGCAATGGAAAACCATCCTTCCCGATGGCGGCCTTGATCTTGTTTACAGCGTCGTCGTCTTCCAGCATCTGACCCGGGATCTGGTGGACGATTACATCGGCGGCCTGAAAGGCAAATTGCGCCCGGGCGGCCGCTTCTATGTGCAGTTCTGTGACAGCGATACCGGCGAGGCCGATGCCGATCTTCGCTTCTACGAACCCAATGTGCGCTGGACGGAAGACGATATCCGCATCCTTGCCCGGCGCCACGGCCTTGACCTGCTGTCGCTCGACAGCGAACGCGTTACCCCCACCGCCTCCTGGCATTGG